From Planctomycetota bacterium, a single genomic window includes:
- a CDS encoding cache domain-containing protein has translation MGLRARLIAAFLFVVVLLGGATIYTGSAMIDRTIRREAQANTEANLRSARTYVEQRLLALQQVLESIARRAVPQAVLAEGASPEARVTLERERLHYGFDALSLCDAAGRVVLRTRHPYSTEGNRALDPLVERALKGEAGRGIAILHADELALEGSDLPRQAYLPLVETPRAKPRPDSVESRGMMLWAAAPVPGPAGGAPLGALYGGILLNRNWPLVDDIRATVFGDESYDGKPLGTVTIFLWDARIATNVTTEAGNRAIGTRVSAEVYDRVLESGQRWLDRAFVVRYWYLTAYEPIRDPRGHTIGILYVGVLEQKYADLKRQILRSFVIPVGIALAAAVALSLVLARTIARPVGELLAASRHLASGDNDYRPRSLKTSPELAELTDAYVQMADAIRQRDLDLRRQNRELESANERLAQLNRSYMEMLGFVTHELKNPLNSVIFSAAALRDGYLGPLGEKPKQAADRILRNAKYLEEMIANYLSLSRIEKGEMTAKFQPTDLRADVVEPILGQVRAQFDEAQMRVETRVPEGLSLEADPGLLRIVLDNLLTNAAKYGRPGGRVEIAAEAVGDAVQLAVTNEGEGIQPENLPKLFGKFVRLDQPATKARKGTGLGLFVCREIIEKHRGRIWAESQPGQWARFTFSVPRQQPAPATE, from the coding sequence ATGGGACTGCGAGCCAGGCTGATCGCCGCGTTCCTGTTTGTCGTCGTCTTGCTCGGCGGGGCGACGATCTACACGGGCAGCGCGATGATTGACCGCACCATCCGCCGCGAAGCCCAGGCCAACACCGAGGCGAACCTGCGCTCCGCCCGCACCTACGTCGAGCAGCGCCTCCTCGCGCTTCAGCAGGTCCTCGAGTCCATCGCCCGCAGGGCCGTGCCCCAGGCCGTGCTGGCCGAGGGCGCCTCGCCCGAGGCCCGCGTGACCCTCGAGCGCGAGCGCCTCCACTATGGCTTCGACGCGCTCAGCCTGTGCGACGCGGCGGGCCGCGTGGTGCTCCGCACCCGCCACCCCTACAGCACCGAGGGCAACCGCGCCCTCGACCCCCTGGTCGAGCGCGCGCTCAAGGGCGAGGCGGGCCGCGGCATCGCCATCCTGCACGCCGACGAGCTGGCGCTCGAAGGCTCCGACCTGCCCCGCCAAGCCTACCTGCCCCTGGTCGAGACCCCGCGGGCCAAGCCGCGCCCCGACTCCGTCGAGTCCCGGGGCATGATGCTCTGGGCCGCCGCCCCCGTGCCCGGGCCGGCCGGCGGCGCGCCGCTCGGAGCCCTCTACGGCGGCATCCTGCTCAACCGCAACTGGCCCCTGGTGGACGACATCCGCGCCACGGTGTTCGGCGACGAGTCCTACGACGGCAAGCCCCTGGGCACCGTGACCATCTTCCTGTGGGATGCCCGCATCGCCACCAACGTCACCACCGAGGCCGGCAACCGCGCCATCGGCACCCGCGTCTCCGCCGAGGTCTACGACCGCGTGCTCGAGAGCGGCCAGCGGTGGCTCGACCGCGCCTTTGTCGTGCGCTACTGGTACCTCACCGCCTATGAGCCGATCCGCGACCCCCGCGGGCACACCATCGGCATCCTCTACGTCGGCGTCCTCGAACAGAAGTACGCCGACCTCAAGCGCCAGATCCTGCGCAGCTTCGTCATCCCCGTGGGCATCGCGCTCGCGGCCGCGGTCGCGCTGTCGCTCGTCCTCGCGCGCACCATCGCGCGCCCCGTGGGCGAGCTGCTCGCCGCCTCGCGCCACCTGGCCAGCGGCGACAACGACTACCGGCCCCGCAGCCTGAAGACCTCGCCCGAGCTGGCCGAACTCACCGACGCCTACGTGCAAATGGCCGACGCCATCCGCCAGCGCGACCTCGACCTCCGCCGCCAGAACCGCGAACTCGAATCGGCCAACGAGCGCCTCGCCCAGCTCAACCGCAGCTACATGGAAATGCTCGGCTTCGTCACCCACGAACTCAAGAACCCGCTCAACAGCGTGATCTTCTCGGCCGCCGCGCTGCGCGACGGCTATCTCGGCCCCCTCGGCGAGAAGCCCAAACAGGCGGCCGACCGCATCCTGCGCAACGCCAAGTACCTCGAGGAAATGATCGCCAACTACCTGAGCCTCTCGCGCATCGAGAAGGGCGAGATGACGGCCAAGTTCCAGCCCACCGACCTCCGCGCCGACGTGGTCGAGCCCATCCTCGGCCAGGTGCGCGCCCAGTTCGACGAGGCCCAGATGCGCGTCGAGACCCGCGTGCCCGAGGGCCTGAGCCTCGAGGCCGACCCCGGCCTGCTGCGCATCGTGCTCGACAACCTGCTCACCAACGCCGCCAAGTACGGCCGACCGGGCGGCCGCGTCGAGATCGCCGCCGAGGCCGTCGGCGACGCCGTCCAGCTCGCCGTCACCAACGAGGGCGAGGGCATCCAGCCCGAGAACCTGCCGAAGCTCTTCGGCAAATTCGTCCGCCTCGACCAGCCCGCCACCAAGGCCCGCAAGGGCACGGGCCTCGGCCTCTTCGTCTGCCGCGAGATCATCGAGAAGCACCGCGGCCGCATCTGGGCCGAGAGCCAGCCCGGCCAGTGGGCCCGCTTCACCTTCTCCGTGCCCCGCCAGCAGCCCGCCCCTGCCACGGAGTAG